The following is a genomic window from Chitinophaga caseinilytica.
ATCTCGAAATATTCGGGCGAATTGATACGGTTGTGATAGTTACACTTATCGCAAACGTAAAGATTCGCTTTCAGATCCTTCATGGTGGTCGTCTTCTTGCATTTCGGGCATTTGTGCCATAAACCGTCCGGCGCCTCCTTCTTCTCACTGGTACTGGTGGAAATACCCTGTTTAATTCGCTTAAACCAGCTCATACAGAATGTGTACTAAGTAATTAGATTAAAGATTAGTGGTGCAAGATACGATAAAATTAAATTTTTCCGTAAATCAAAAGGCCCCTGAATATATCAGGGGCCTTTAACATATCATAACAACCTGTAAATTATGCGTTACGGTTGATGCAGTTGAGGTCTGTGAAAGCTTCTTCGAGGCGTTTCACGAAAGATTCCTCGCCTTTACGCAGCCATACGCGCGGGTCGTAGTATTTTTTGTTGGGCTTGTCCGCACCGTCGGGGTTGCCGAGCTGGGCCTGGAGGTAGCCTTCCTTATCTTTATAATATTTAAGGATGCCTTCCCAGAACGCCCATTGCATGTCGGTATCGAGGTTCATTTTGATAACGCCGTAGCCGAGGGTTTCGGCGATCTGGTGTTTGGGAGAGCCGGAACCGCCGTGGAACACGTAATAAACGGGCTTGGCGGCCGTGCCGAATTTTTTCTCAATATATTCCTGGCTGTTTTTCAGGATTTCAGGACGGAGCTCCACGTTTCCGGGGCTATATACGCCGTGAACGTTGCCGAAAGCGGCTGCCACGGTGAAGCGGGAACCTACCTGGCTGAGCTGCTCGTAGGAATAGGCCACGTCTTCGGGCTGGGTGTAAAGGAGGGAGTTTTCAACGCCGGAGTTGTCTACGCCGTCTTCTTCACCGCCGGTAACGCCCAGTTCGATTTCGATGGACATGCCCAGTTTATTCATTCTTTCGAAGTATTTCTTCGAAATTTCGATGTTTTCGTGGATGGGCTCTTCCGACAGGTCGAGCATGTGGGAGCTGTAAAGGGGCTGGCCGTTCTCTTTCATGAACTTCTCGCCAGCGTCCAGCAGGCCGTCGATCCAGGGCAGCCATTTTTTGGCGGCGTGGTCGGTATGGAGCACTACGGGAACGCCGTAGTATTTGGCTACTTCATGTACGTGTTTTGCACCGGAGATACCGCCGGAGATATTGGCCTGCAGCTTGTCGTTCGGCATCCCTTTCCCCGCGAAGAATTGCGCCCCGCCGTTAGAAAACTGGACGATCACCGGAGAATTCACTTTTGCGGCGGTTTCGAGAACGGCGTTCACGGAATCCGTGCCTACCACGTTTACCGCGGGCATGGCATATCCGCTATCCTTGGCATCCTTGTAGAGCGCTTCCAGCTCTTCGCCGAATAATACGCCGGCTTTGTACTTTCCCATAGACGATGTAACTTTTAATTTTTAAAGGAAAGCAAATATAGGCATTTCAATTTTTAGATTTCTCTAAACTTATGGCCTGAAACAGGCGTTCGGCGTTGTTTTCATTCATTCGGGCACGCAAATTCGTTTGGATTGCCGACGGAAAAAGGGCCGGAATATCCGGCCCCCAAGCTCATCAGGTAACAGTCAGGGTAGTTCCGTTGATGTTCACGGTGTATTTCGGCAGCGGGTTGGTGGCGGGCCCGTTGGCCACGGAGCCATCG
Proteins encoded in this region:
- the fbaA gene encoding class II fructose-bisphosphate aldolase — translated: MGKYKAGVLFGEELEALYKDAKDSGYAMPAVNVVGTDSVNAVLETAAKVNSPVIVQFSNGGAQFFAGKGMPNDKLQANISGGISGAKHVHEVAKYYGVPVVLHTDHAAKKWLPWIDGLLDAGEKFMKENGQPLYSSHMLDLSEEPIHENIEISKKYFERMNKLGMSIEIELGVTGGEEDGVDNSGVENSLLYTQPEDVAYSYEQLSQVGSRFTVAAAFGNVHGVYSPGNVELRPEILKNSQEYIEKKFGTAAKPVYYVFHGGSGSPKHQIAETLGYGVIKMNLDTDMQWAFWEGILKYYKDKEGYLQAQLGNPDGADKPNKKYYDPRVWLRKGEESFVKRLEEAFTDLNCINRNA